The Streptomyces sp. NBC_00306 sequence CTCGATGTCGTCGGAGACGTACCACTCGCGCAGGCCCGGCGTGACGCCGTAGGCGGTCATCGGCGCGGGGCCCAGTTCGCCCCTCTTGTGCGCCTCTGCGAGACCGGAGAGGGTCAGGGGGACGTAGACGCGCATGGCTGGCCGCTTTCGTAGTCGGAATGCGCCCTCAGGATACGTGCGAGGTACCCCTTCGGGGTGCCTCCGGCGGCCTCCCGAACCGTCCACCGGGACGCACCGGATCCTTGCCCGTCGGCGGCTGAAGCCGGCCCGCATCACCCTGATAGGTGAACTCCGCAGGCCCCCGGATCCGACTCGTCACGCATTGCTATCGACCCACTGCGCGCCGTAGAAGATCACCAACGAAGTTACCGCCCGGTACGAACCGGGCCCGTACTCATCGGGGGCGATCTGCCATGAACAGGACCCGACCCGCAGGACGGCACGACCAGCGCCGGCCCGCCGCCGTCGCCGCGTCGGCTCTCGCACGTGCCCGGCGCCAGGACCGGCCGCACTACTGGTTCGCCGACCGCCTCCTGGCGGTGCTGAGCGGCCGGCGCCCGGTGCACTGGATGCTCGGCCACACGATCGGCGAGGCGTACGAACAGCTCGTCCAGCTGGCCCCGGGCGCCCCGCTGCGACCCGCGGACCGTGTGACGCCCGTGGTCCGCCACTGCGGCGAGTACCACCCCGGCCCCGGCGTCATCGAGGCGTTCGCCCGCATCGGTTCGGGCGACCGCGTAAGCGCGATGGCCTTCCGCCTCGAGCAGGGCCCGGACGCGCGCTGGCGCTGCTCGGCGATCGAACTGGGCGGCGAGCGGGTGGGCTCGTCCTAGCCACGCGCCGGCCCCGGGATGCTCGGCCACGGCCCGGGAAACCGGCCGGGGCCGGACACCCCGAAAGGTGTCCGGCCCCGGCCGTGCGCCACTGAGAGGCCCGAGGGCCGCCCGCGCTACTTCTTGCGGCGTCGACCCGCGCTCTTCTGCGCCTTGCGGCGCTCCGCACGCGTCATGCCCTCCGGCTCACCGTGCCCGGAGTCACCGTCGTTCGCGAAGTCGCCCTCGATCACGCCGCCCTCGCCGTCCACCGTGGGAGCGGAGAAGTGCAGCCGGTCGGGCCGCTGCGGGGCGTCGAGGCCCTTGGCGCGGATCTCGGGGCGCGGGGCGCCGGCCGGGACCGCGTCCTCCTTGCTGAGGGAGGGGCGTGCGGAGTCCTGCACGGGAACCTCTTCGACCTGCTGCTCGACCTGGACCTCCAGGTTGAACAGGTAGCCGACGGACTCCTCCTTGATGCCCTCCATCATGGCGGTGAACATGTCGAAGCCCTCGCGCTGGTACTCCACCAGGGGGTCCTTCTGCGCCATCGCGCGCAGGCCGATGCCCTCCTGGAGGTAGTCCATCTCGTAGAGGTGCTCACGCCACTTGCGGTCCAGGACCGACAGCACCACGCGGCGCTCCAGCTCACGCATGATGTCCGAGCCGAGCGTCTTCTCGCGCTCGTCGTACTGCTCGTGGATGTCGTCCTTGATGGACTCCGCGATGAAGTCGGCGGTGATGCCGGCGCGGTCGCCGACCGCCTCCTCCAGCTCCTCCACGCTCGCCTTCACCGGGTAGAGCTGCTTGAACGCGCCCCACAGCCGGTCCAGGTCCCACTCCTCGGCGAAGCCCTCGACCGTCTCCGCCTGGATGTAGGCGTCGATGGTGTCGTCCATGAAGTGCCGCACCTGCTCGTGCAGGTCCTCGCCCTCCAGGACGCGGCGGCGCTCGCCGTAGATGACCTCACGCTGGCGGTTGAGCACCTCGTCGTACTTCAGGACGTTCTTACGCGTCTCGAAGTTCTGCTGCTCGACCTGCGACTGGGCGGACGCGATCGCACGCGTCACCATCTTGTTCTCGATCGGGACGTCGTCGGGGACGTTCGCCATCGACATCACGCGCTCGACCATCTGCGCCTTGAACAGCCGCATCAGGTCGTCGCCGAGCGAGAGGTAGAAGCGGGACTCGCCCGGGTCTCCCTGACGTCCGGAACGGCCGCGCAGCTGGTTGTCGATACGGCGCGACTCGTGCCGCTCGGTGCCCAGCACATACAGACCGCCGAGGTCGGTGACCTCGTCGTGCTCGGCCTTGACGGCCGCCTCGGCCCGCTCCAGCGCCGCGGGCAGCGCCGCCGCCCATTCCTCGACGTGCTCGACCGGGTCCAGGCCGCGCTGGCGCAGCTCCGCCTCGGCGAGGTCGTCGGGGTTGCCGCCGAGCTTGATGTCGGTACCACGGCCGGCCATGTTCGTCGCCACGGTGACCGCGCCCTTGCGGCCGGCCTGGGCGACGATCGTCGCCTCCCGGTCGTGCTGCTTGGCGTTGAGGACCTCGTGCTGGACGCCACGCTTGCTCAGCTGCTGCGAGAGGTACTCGGACTTCTCGACCGAGGTGGTGCCGACCAGGATCGGCTGGCCCTTCTCGTGCTTCTCGGCGATGTCGTCGACGACCGCCGCGAACTTGGCGACCTCGGTGCGGTAGATCAGGTCGGACTGGTCCATGCGGACCATGGGCTTGTTCGTCGGGATCGGCACGACGCCCAGCTTGTAGATCTGGTGGAACTCGGCGGCCTCGGTCATCGCCGTACCGGTCATGCCCGCGAGCTTGTCGTAGAGACGGAAGAAGTTCTGGAGGGTGATCGTGGCGAGCGTCTGGTTCTCGTCCTTGATGTCCACCCCTTCCTTCGCCTCGATGGCCTGGTGCATGCCCTCGTTGTAGCGGCGGCCGGCGAGGATACGGCCGGTGTGCTCGTCGACGATCATGACTTCGCCGTCGATGACGACGTAGTCCTTGTCCTTCTTGAAGAGCTCCTTGGCCTTGATGGCGTTGTTCAGGTAGCCCACCAGCGGGGTGTTCACCGACTCGTAGAGGTTGTCGATGCCCAGCCAGTCCTCGACCTTCGCGACACCCGGCTCATGGATGGCGACGGTCCGCTTCTTCTCGTCGACCTCGTAGTCGCCGGTCTCCTCGATGCCCTTCAGCTGGTTGCCCGCCTCGCCCCTGGTCAGGCGGGTGACGAGCTTGGCGAAGTCGCCGTACCACTTGGTGGCCTGGTCGGCGGGGCCGGAGATGATCAGCGGCGTACGGGCCTCGTCGACGAGGATCGAGTCCACCTCGTCGACCACGGCGTAGTTGTGGCCGCGCTGGACCAGTTCGTCCTTGGACCACGCCATGTTGTCGCGGAGGTAGTCGAAGCCGAACTCGTTGTTCGTTCCGTACGTAATGTCGCAGTTGTACTGCTCGCGGCGCTGGGCCGGCGTCATGTTCGCAAGGATGCAGCCGACCGACAGGCCCAGGAACTTGTGGACCCGGCCCATCATCTCGGAGTCGCGCTCGGCCAGGTAGTCGTTCACCGTGATCAGGTGGACGCCCTTGCCGGAGAGCGCGTTGAGGTAAGTGGGGAGGGTGCCGACGAGGGTCTTGCCCTCACCGGTCTTCATCTCGGCGACGTAGCCGAGGTGCAGCGCGGCGCCACCCATCATCTGGACGTCGTAGTGGCGCTGGCCGAGGACGCGCTTGGCGGCCTCACGAACGGTCGCGAACGCCTCCGGAAGCAGGTCGTCGAGGCTCTCGCCGTCGGCGTACCGCTCCTTGTACTCGTCCGTAAGCGCCCGCAACTCGGCGTCGGAGAGGTTGACGAAGTCCTCTTCGATGGAGTTGACCTGGTCCGCGATGCGGTGCAGTTTGCGCAGGATCTTGCCTTCGCCTGCACGCATGAGCTTGTTGAAGACGGACACTGAGGCTGGTCTCCTTGCCGATCGGGCCTGGCACTGGGTCGTGTTAGGGACACTGGCGCGGGCACGGCAGGTAGGCCCCACCGCAACGGCCATCGTAAGCGAGGACCACGCCGGGTCGGGAGGCCCGCAGTCAGCCAGGCCTGCTGTTACCCGCAATGAGAACGCGCGGGACGCGCCGAAGGTGCCGGTGAGGTACGAAAAGTGCTCGCATCCGTCCCCTGGGCGAACCAGAATCCGGACCATGGAGCCCATCACTCTCACGACCGAGCGCCTGCTGCTGCGTACCTTCACGCCCGACGACACGGAGGCGGTCCTCGAGTCCTGTCAGGACCCCGACATCCAGCGGTGGACCACGGTCCCCTCGCCGTACGAACGCGAGCACGCCGCCGAGTTCACCGGTCAGATGGTCCCGGAGGGCTGGCGCAACGGAACGATGTGCACCTTCGCCGTCCTGCCGCGCACCGGCGGCCCGCTGATGGCGTCCGTCGCGGTCACGCTGCGTACCTTCTCGGGCACCTGGGAGATCGGCTTCTGGACGGGCAAGGAGTTCCGGGGGCGCGGGATCATGGCGGAAACGGTGGGCGCGGTGGCGCACTGGACCTTCACCAGACTGGGCGCGACCCGGCTGGAGTGGCGCGCGGAGGTCGGCAACACCGCCTCGCGCGCGGTGGCCGAGAAGGCCGGCTTCGTGGTCGAGGGGGCGCTGCGCGCGGCGCTGCTGAACAAGGACACCCTCAGGGACACCTGGGTGGGCTCGCTGCTCCCGTCGGATGTGGGGCTGCCGACGCCGCAGCCGTATCTGCCGACGAAGAACTGACCCGGGAGCCGATCCGACGCGGGGCGGATACGGCACGCCGCTGCCGGTGCGGGAGCGGGCATGGGGGCGGATCCGGCCGGGATCGGCTGCGGGACCGATGTCAGTGCCGCCGTCTATCGTGCGGACCATGACGACGCTGCCGCCTCCCGCCGCCGATCTGTCCGCCGACGAGGCCCGCCGTATCGCGCTGCGGGCCCAGGGGTTCCTGGGCGCGCCGGACCGACGCGGCGGGGTGCGCGGGGTGCTGCGGCACCTGGGCGCCGTGCAGCTCGACACGATCTCGGTGCTGGCCCGCTCGCACGAGCTGATCCCCTACGCGCGTCTCGGCGCGGTCGGCCGCCGCTCGGTCGAGGACGCGTACTGGACCGAGGGCCACAGCTTCGAGTACTGGTCGCACGCGGCCTGCATCCTGCCCGTCGAGGAGTGGCCGCACTTCGGGTTCCGCCGCCGGGCCTACCGCGCCCGCCCGCACTGGTCGCACGACCTGCCGGACGGTGCCTACGAGACAGTGATCAAGCAGTTGCGCACCGAAGGCCCGCTCACCGCGACGGAGTTGGGCGGTGCGAAGAACGGCGGCGAGTGGTGGGACTGGTCCGCCTCCAAGGTCGCCGTCGAGCGGGCCCTGATGTACGGCGAGGTGGTGTGCACCGAACGGCGCAGCTGGAAGCGGGTGTACGACCTGGCCGAACGGGCCATCCCCGACGATCTCCTGCACACCGAACTGGACGACGCGGAGTGTCTGCGCCGGCTCGTCCGGCTCGCCGGCCGGTCCCTGGGCATCGGCACCCGCGCGGACATCGCCGACTACCACCGTCTCAAGGGCGAGCAGTTCGACGCGGTGGTCGTGGACTCCGGTCTCGTACCGGTGACGGTCGAGGGCTGGTCCAAGCCGGCGTGGGCCGATCCCGAGGCGCTGGCGACCGTGCCCCGGGGCCGCCACCGCACGACCCTGCTGTCCCCGTTCGACTCACTGATCTGGGAGCGTGCACGGACGGAACGCATCTTCGGCTTCACCCACCGGCTCGAGGCGTATGTCCCGAAGCCCAAGCGGGTGTACGGCTACTTCGCCATGCCGCTGCTCGCGGGCGGGAAGCTGCTGGGGCGCGTCGACCCCGCGCGCGAGGGCACGACGCTCGTGGCGAGGCATGTCTCGCTCGACACCCCGAAGGCCGTGGCGCCCATGGCGCAGGCCCTGCGGGAGGCCGCCGAGTGGGTGGGCTGCGACACGGTCCGGATCGAGCGGGTCGACCGCCCCGAGCTGCGGGCCGGTCTGCTCGCCGAGCTCACCTGATCTCGAGGATCTTCTCCCGCATCGCGTAGACCACGGCCTCCATCCGGGAGTGCAGCTGAAGCTTCTCCAGGATGTTGCGGACGTGGTTCTTCACGGTGTTCTCCGAGATGAACAACTCCTTGGCGATGTCACGGTTGTTCATGCCCGTGGCCACCAGCTTGAGCACCTCCAGCTCACGCTCGGTGAGCCGCGGGGCCGGCACGAGCCGGCGCTCGTCGGTGCGCTGGATCATCGACTTGAACTCGGTGAGCAGCTTGGACGCCATGGACGGGCTGATCTGCGACTGTCCGTCAGCCACCGCGCGGATGGCCGTCGCGACCTCGTCGGTGGAGATCTCCTTGAGGAGGTAGCCGGTCGCACCCGCCTTGATCGCGTCGTAGAGGTCGGCCTCCTCGTCGCTGATCGTCAGCATGATGATCTTCGCGCTGGGGGCCACCTCCTTGATGGAGGTACAGGCCTCGATACCGCCGCGCCTGGGCATCCGCACATCCATCAGCACGATGTCCGGCAGCAGGTCCGCGGCCTTGTCCACCGCCTCCGCACCGTCTCCCGCCTCGCCGACGACCTGGATGTCCTCCTCCTGCGCGAGGACGATCTCCAGTCCGCGCCGGAAGAGGGCGTGGTCGTCCACCACGAGGACACGGATCGGCTCCTGTCGGGAGCTGCCCCTGTCCGCGTCGGTCTCGACGACCGTGTCTGCGGCGTCGCCCGCGGCGCGTACCGGCCCGAAGCTGTCCGCCATCGTTCCTCCCCCTGAAGGCAGTGGCCTGAAGGTCATGTGTGGTTCACCAACCTCAGTGCATGGCACACGGGTTGGCTTCCTGACGCCATGCTTTCATGCCGGGGCGACAGTGCGGTCGTTCCAGGTCGCACGGTGGTGCCCCCGAGGGCGCGCTGAGCGCTCAGGGGCACCACCGACCTGCGGTTCTGTGCGACGGCGTCAGCCGCCGAGTGCACCTCCGGCACCGCCCGCCTCGGAGCCGGCCAGCGGGTCGCTCTCCAGGTGGATGACGCCGTAGTCGTAGGCGTGCCGCCGGTAGACGACACTCGGCTGCTTCGTCTCGGAGTCGACGAAGAGATAGAAGTCGTGTCCGACCAGTTCCATCTCGTAGAGGGCCTGGTCGAGCGTCATCGGCGCTGCGGTGTGGAGCTTCTCGCGGACCACCAGCGGTCCCTCGCCCTGCACTTCGAGCGAGCCCATCCTGGTGGTGGGAATGGTCTGCGGTGTCTCCACGGAGCGAAGCTGTCCGTTGCCGTTCAGCTCGGCCACGCCGGGCACGACATCGGCGACCTCGGCTGCCGAAATCCGGCCGCTGCCACGTCGGTTGTGGCGCTTGTCGTGCTGCTTGCGAAGCCTGCCTTCCAGCTTCGCCGTTGCCAGGTCAAGCGCTGCATAGGGGTCGGCGGCCGCTGCTTCTGCCCGGATCACCGGGCCCCGCGAGTGGAGGGTGATCTCCACGCGGTCGGAACGGTCGGCCTGCCGCGGGTTGTGCTCCTTGGACACCTCGACGTCCAGGCTGATCACCTTGCCGTCGAGCTTCTGGATCTTGTCCAGCTTCAGCTTCTCGGCCACGTGCTTGCGGAACCGCTCAGGCACCTCTGTCTTGCGGCCCTTGACGACGATGTCCACGCAGAACTCCGTTCCGGATTGCCCCGCCTGCGCGTCGGCTGCGGAGCGTCTCCCTCTTGCACCAGACCCCGGTGTGTGCCGGAGTCTCGGACTAGGCGACTTTCACCTCCTCCTCCCCCGGAGACAAGATCTCCACCCCACCAATTTTGAGGTTGTCGTAGCCTCGAATCCCTGGCCGGAAGCATGGCAGTGCATTCGGTGAGGTCCGGGCTTTCCCCATTCCTCACAACCGAACATAGCCCTATCGGACGGGTCTCGGCACCCGCTACCAGCGCGTACCTCCGTTCAGGGCAATTTCGGCTCTCACTACCTGCAACGTTGCGCGTTCCCTGTCAGTTCCGATTTATTTCGAAAGCCGAGGGTGGGACTGCGACGACCGCCGCGGCCGGCTCGTCGAATCCGGTATATCCCTGTCCCATGGCCGCACGGAGCGCCCGCGCCGCCTCCGCCAGCGACGCGCCCGTGGTCATCAGGTCGTCCACCAGCACCGCTCTGCCGCCCTCCAGAAGCCGTCCGGCGCCGCCGACGACCACGAGGGCCCCGGACAGATTCGCCACCCTCTCGCGGGCCGTCAGGCCCGCCTGGTCGGCCACCTCACGCCGCTGCCGCAGCACCGGCAGCGCTCTCGCCCTCGTCCCCGTGCGCCGCAGCTCCCCTGCGGCGGCCAGCGCGATCCTGCGCGCCGCATCATGTCCCCTGGCCCGGACCGCGCGCCGCGCCGACGGCACCGGTACGAGCAGCAGCGGCTCCACTCCCTGCGTGGCCGGGGACGCCGAGGCCCGCACCGCCCCGGCCAGCGCGACGCCGAGAGGCCGGGCCAGCCCCAGAGCGCCACGCTCCTTGTGCGCGATCAGCACCGCGCGCACCCCATCGGCGTAAGGGGCGGCGGCATGGACCTCCGGCAGGCCCACCGGCTCGGGGTCGGGCCTCGCACGGCGCGCAGAGGAGCCGTACAGCTCATGCGCGCATTTCTCGCACAGCGGCGTGCGGGGCACGCCGCAGCCTCCGCATGCGGCCGGCAGCACCAGGCCGGAGATTTCCTGCCACCACCTCCGCATGACCACCACTGTGCCCGCACTCCGGAGGTCCGGCCACCCCTGTGGACAACTGCCTGTGGACAACCAGCCTGTTGACCGGACCACACCGGCAGGGCACCCCCGACTGCCGGCGGGACACAGCGCCAAGAGCCCCGGGAGTCGATGGGGCCACCAGACTCCTAGCCCGGGTAGACCGGAGCCCTGCCCTTCTCGACGATCGGCTGCCAGTTGGCACCCGCCGGAAGTCGCACGATGCCGTCGTCCTCGGAGTACGC is a genomic window containing:
- the secA gene encoding preprotein translocase subunit SecA, with amino-acid sequence MSVFNKLMRAGEGKILRKLHRIADQVNSIEEDFVNLSDAELRALTDEYKERYADGESLDDLLPEAFATVREAAKRVLGQRHYDVQMMGGAALHLGYVAEMKTGEGKTLVGTLPTYLNALSGKGVHLITVNDYLAERDSEMMGRVHKFLGLSVGCILANMTPAQRREQYNCDITYGTNNEFGFDYLRDNMAWSKDELVQRGHNYAVVDEVDSILVDEARTPLIISGPADQATKWYGDFAKLVTRLTRGEAGNQLKGIEETGDYEVDEKKRTVAIHEPGVAKVEDWLGIDNLYESVNTPLVGYLNNAIKAKELFKKDKDYVVIDGEVMIVDEHTGRILAGRRYNEGMHQAIEAKEGVDIKDENQTLATITLQNFFRLYDKLAGMTGTAMTEAAEFHQIYKLGVVPIPTNKPMVRMDQSDLIYRTEVAKFAAVVDDIAEKHEKGQPILVGTTSVEKSEYLSQQLSKRGVQHEVLNAKQHDREATIVAQAGRKGAVTVATNMAGRGTDIKLGGNPDDLAEAELRQRGLDPVEHVEEWAAALPAALERAEAAVKAEHDEVTDLGGLYVLGTERHESRRIDNQLRGRSGRQGDPGESRFYLSLGDDLMRLFKAQMVERVMSMANVPDDVPIENKMVTRAIASAQSQVEQQNFETRKNVLKYDEVLNRQREVIYGERRRVLEGEDLHEQVRHFMDDTIDAYIQAETVEGFAEEWDLDRLWGAFKQLYPVKASVEELEEAVGDRAGITADFIAESIKDDIHEQYDEREKTLGSDIMRELERRVVLSVLDRKWREHLYEMDYLQEGIGLRAMAQKDPLVEYQREGFDMFTAMMEGIKEESVGYLFNLEVQVEQQVEEVPVQDSARPSLSKEDAVPAGAPRPEIRAKGLDAPQRPDRLHFSAPTVDGEGGVIEGDFANDGDSGHGEPEGMTRAERRKAQKSAGRRRKK
- a CDS encoding Rv3235 family protein; translated protein: MNRTRPAGRHDQRRPAAVAASALARARRQDRPHYWFADRLLAVLSGRRPVHWMLGHTIGEAYEQLVQLAPGAPLRPADRVTPVVRHCGEYHPGPGVIEAFARIGSGDRVSAMAFRLEQGPDARWRCSAIELGGERVGSS
- a CDS encoding ComF family protein — encoded protein: MRRWWQEISGLVLPAACGGCGVPRTPLCEKCAHELYGSSARRARPDPEPVGLPEVHAAAPYADGVRAVLIAHKERGALGLARPLGVALAGAVRASASPATQGVEPLLLVPVPSARRAVRARGHDAARRIALAAAGELRRTGTRARALPVLRQRREVADQAGLTARERVANLSGALVVVGGAGRLLEGGRAVLVDDLMTTGASLAEAARALRAAMGQGYTGFDEPAAAVVAVPPSAFEINRN
- a CDS encoding response regulator transcription factor is translated as MADSFGPVRAAGDAADTVVETDADRGSSRQEPIRVLVVDDHALFRRGLEIVLAQEEDIQVVGEAGDGAEAVDKAADLLPDIVLMDVRMPRRGGIEACTSIKEVAPSAKIIMLTISDEEADLYDAIKAGATGYLLKEISTDEVATAIRAVADGQSQISPSMASKLLTEFKSMIQRTDERRLVPAPRLTERELEVLKLVATGMNNRDIAKELFISENTVKNHVRNILEKLQLHSRMEAVVYAMREKILEIR
- a CDS encoding winged helix-turn-helix domain-containing protein, yielding MTTLPPPAADLSADEARRIALRAQGFLGAPDRRGGVRGVLRHLGAVQLDTISVLARSHELIPYARLGAVGRRSVEDAYWTEGHSFEYWSHAACILPVEEWPHFGFRRRAYRARPHWSHDLPDGAYETVIKQLRTEGPLTATELGGAKNGGEWWDWSASKVAVERALMYGEVVCTERRSWKRVYDLAERAIPDDLLHTELDDAECLRRLVRLAGRSLGIGTRADIADYHRLKGEQFDAVVVDSGLVPVTVEGWSKPAWADPEALATVPRGRHRTTLLSPFDSLIWERARTERIFGFTHRLEAYVPKPKRVYGYFAMPLLAGGKLLGRVDPAREGTTLVARHVSLDTPKAVAPMAQALREAAEWVGCDTVRIERVDRPELRAGLLAELT
- a CDS encoding GNAT family N-acetyltransferase encodes the protein MEPITLTTERLLLRTFTPDDTEAVLESCQDPDIQRWTTVPSPYEREHAAEFTGQMVPEGWRNGTMCTFAVLPRTGGPLMASVAVTLRTFSGTWEIGFWTGKEFRGRGIMAETVGAVAHWTFTRLGATRLEWRAEVGNTASRAVAEKAGFVVEGALRAALLNKDTLRDTWVGSLLPSDVGLPTPQPYLPTKN
- the hpf gene encoding ribosome hibernation-promoting factor, HPF/YfiA family, which produces MDIVVKGRKTEVPERFRKHVAEKLKLDKIQKLDGKVISLDVEVSKEHNPRQADRSDRVEITLHSRGPVIRAEAAAADPYAALDLATAKLEGRLRKQHDKRHNRRGSGRISAAEVADVVPGVAELNGNGQLRSVETPQTIPTTRMGSLEVQGEGPLVVREKLHTAAPMTLDQALYEMELVGHDFYLFVDSETKQPSVVYRRHAYDYGVIHLESDPLAGSEAGGAGGALGG